A window from Nitrospirota bacterium encodes these proteins:
- the cobO gene encoding cob(I)yrinic acid a,c-diamide adenosyltransferase codes for MAVDPAEHKARMQRLKASVDRRIQAAQQEKGLLIVYTGAGKGKTTAALGMALRCLGHGMKVAIVQFIKGAIDTAEERALNSFGDLVAFHRMGEGYTWETQDRERDTQFAQRAWTQACTFLRDPSYAMVILDEFNIALHHEYVRLEDVLPVLRERPSMQHVVITGRSAKRELIDEADLVTEMAQVKHPFRKGIKAQKGIEF; via the coding sequence ATGGCGGTCGATCCAGCGGAACACAAGGCGAGGATGCAGCGGCTCAAGGCGTCCGTGGATCGACGCATTCAGGCCGCGCAGCAAGAGAAGGGGCTGTTGATCGTGTACACCGGCGCCGGCAAGGGCAAAACCACGGCGGCCCTGGGGATGGCGTTGCGCTGCCTCGGCCACGGGATGAAAGTGGCGATCGTGCAGTTCATCAAGGGCGCCATCGATACGGCGGAAGAACGGGCGCTGAACAGCTTCGGCGACTTGGTGGCGTTTCATCGGATGGGCGAAGGCTATACCTGGGAGACCCAGGATCGGGAGCGGGACACGCAGTTCGCGCAGCGGGCCTGGACCCAGGCCTGTACGTTTCTGCGCGACCCGTCCTATGCCATGGTCATTCTCGATGAGTTCAACATCGCGCTGCATCACGAATACGTGCGCCTCGAAGACGTCTTACCGGTTCTGCGGGAACGGCCGTCTATGCAGCATGTCGTGATCACCGGCCGCAGCGCGAAGCGTGAGCTGATCGATGAAGCCGACCTGGTCACGGAGATGGCGCAGGTCAAGCATCCGTTCAGAAAAGGGATCAAGGCGCAGAAGGGCATTGAGTTCTGA
- a CDS encoding cysteine-rich CWC family protein, which produces MRGPIQKRCERCGQEFECGQYGCWCNRIVLTERQYEWIAARFDDCLCPACLSLIGAGAIGPRAEAEKESPT; this is translated from the coding sequence ATGCGGGGACCGATTCAGAAACGCTGCGAACGGTGCGGACAGGAATTCGAATGCGGCCAGTATGGTTGCTGGTGTAACCGGATTGTGCTGACCGAGCGACAATATGAATGGATCGCAGCCCGTTTTGACGATTGCCTTTGTCCCGCCTGTCTCAGTCTGATCGGCGCCGGAGCGATCGGGCCCCGCGCCGAAGCCGAGAAGGAGTCGCCGACATGA
- the bluB gene encoding 5,6-dimethylbenzimidazole synthase: protein MNRPVSSLHRPIEDFSPSERAAVYRAIVERRDVRRNFLPTPVPGAVLARLLTAAHHAGSVGFMQPWDFVVIRRRSTKRAVKALFRRANAEAAARYRDERGALYHRLKLEGIEEAPVNLCVTCTRQRGGRHVLGRSTVPDTDLYSTCCAIQNLWLAARAEGIGVGWVSILDYAALKRVLGIPGSIRVVAYLCLGYVSAFSRLPDLEQAGWRTRIPVDQLIHYERWGDRKPVEGQAAVEDDGTMFPQP, encoded by the coding sequence ATGAATCGGCCGGTGAGTTCGCTCCATCGGCCGATCGAAGATTTTTCGCCGTCCGAGCGGGCAGCCGTTTATCGGGCGATCGTTGAACGGCGGGATGTCCGCAGGAATTTCTTGCCGACCCCCGTTCCAGGTGCCGTGCTCGCGCGGCTGCTGACCGCGGCCCATCACGCCGGTTCGGTGGGGTTCATGCAGCCCTGGGACTTTGTGGTCATTCGTCGCCGGTCGACCAAACGGGCCGTCAAAGCGCTGTTTCGCCGGGCCAACGCGGAGGCTGCCGCACGCTACCGGGACGAGCGGGGAGCGCTGTACCATCGGCTCAAGTTGGAAGGAATCGAAGAGGCCCCGGTCAATCTGTGCGTGACCTGCACCCGCCAACGCGGCGGCCGGCACGTGCTCGGACGTTCAACGGTGCCGGATACGGATCTCTACAGTACCTGCTGTGCGATTCAGAATCTGTGGCTCGCCGCACGCGCCGAAGGGATTGGCGTCGGATGGGTGAGCATCCTGGACTATGCGGCGCTCAAGCGGGTGCTCGGCATCCCGGGGTCGATCAGAGTCGTCGCCTATCTGTGCCTGGGGTATGTCTCCGCTTTTTCCCGGCTGCCGGATCTCGAGCAAGCGGGCTGGCGAACGCGGATTCCGGTTGATCAACTCATTCACTATGAGCGATGGGGCGACAGGAAACCGGTTGAGGGTCAGGCTGCGGTTGAGGACGACGGAACAATGTTCCCTCAACCTTAA
- a CDS encoding cob(I)yrinic acid a,c-diamide adenosyltransferase: MRITKVYTRTGDAGQTRLAGGQQVWKDSLRVEAYGTVDELNAAVGVARVFNAQQAGAQSQATRLEEDLQWIQNKLFDAGGILATAPGQRFKNMPEVTEQDVKRLETLIDTCQKDLAPLKEFILPGGGVVSGFLHQARTICRRAERVCVRLSREEAVTPTIIKFLNRLSDALFVLARWTAKTHGEAEFLWQRSEREERGKRGE; encoded by the coding sequence ATGCGCATCACCAAGGTATATACCAGGACCGGCGATGCCGGTCAGACACGGCTCGCCGGAGGGCAGCAAGTCTGGAAAGACAGCCTGCGGGTTGAGGCCTACGGCACGGTCGATGAACTGAATGCCGCGGTCGGCGTGGCTCGGGTGTTCAACGCGCAGCAGGCTGGCGCTCAGTCTCAGGCGACGCGACTGGAAGAGGACCTGCAGTGGATTCAGAACAAGCTGTTCGATGCCGGCGGGATTTTGGCGACCGCTCCCGGCCAACGCTTTAAAAATATGCCGGAGGTCACGGAGCAGGATGTGAAGCGATTGGAAACGCTCATCGATACCTGCCAGAAGGACCTGGCCCCATTGAAAGAATTCATCCTGCCGGGCGGCGGAGTCGTTTCCGGGTTCCTGCATCAGGCCCGCACGATCTGCCGCCGCGCGGAACGGGTGTGCGTGCGTCTTTCTCGTGAAGAGGCTGTCACGCCGACGATCATCAAGTTTTTAAACCGCCTCAGCGACGCGCTGTTCGTGCTGGCTCGCTGGACGGCCAAGACGCACGGCGAAGCCGAGTTTCTGTGGCAGCGAAGCGAGCGCGAAGAGCGAGGCAAGCGAGGCGAGTAG
- the cobU gene encoding bifunctional adenosylcobinamide kinase/adenosylcobinamide-phosphate guanylyltransferase has protein sequence MPFSFVSRMLTMAAKVVTVRRATTRPAPRALRERSKGRLILVIGGAASGKSQAALELAGNARPRAFVATGQALDREMAERIRRHRAARSSDWETAEVPLNVAEWFRTYGGRYRAIVLDCLTLWLSNSQGARATGPRALVKVEELLRAIRTTKARVIVVTNELGLGLVPVNASVRAFRDLAGRINQQVAMEADEVYFVVSGQRLRIK, from the coding sequence ATGCCGTTCTCGTTCGTCTCGCGAATGCTGACCATGGCGGCGAAGGTAGTGACGGTTCGACGCGCTACTACGCGCCCCGCGCCGCGCGCTCTGCGTGAGCGGTCGAAAGGACGGCTGATCTTGGTGATCGGCGGTGCGGCGTCCGGCAAGAGCCAGGCGGCGTTGGAGCTGGCGGGGAACGCCAGGCCAAGAGCGTTCGTCGCCACGGGACAGGCGCTGGATCGTGAAATGGCCGAGCGCATTCGCCGTCATCGAGCTGCCCGGTCGTCGGACTGGGAGACAGCGGAGGTGCCGCTTAATGTAGCCGAATGGTTCCGCACATACGGAGGACGGTATCGCGCCATCGTGCTGGACTGCCTGACCCTCTGGTTGAGCAATTCGCAGGGCGCCCGCGCGACAGGACCGCGAGCCCTTGTAAAAGTGGAAGAACTGCTCCGGGCCATCCGGACGACGAAGGCTCGAGTCATCGTGGTGACCAACGAGCTTGGATTGGGCCTTGTTCCGGTGAACGCGTCGGTCCGGGCCTTTCGGGATCTTGCCGGCCGGATCAATCAGCAGGTTGCCATGGAGGCCGATGAAGTGTACTTCGTCGTGAGCGGCCAGCGGCTGCGGATCAAATGA
- the cobT gene encoding nicotinate-nucleotide--dimethylbenzimidazole phosphoribosyltransferase, protein MTTLQEVIRKIQPPDQECGKRAQARLDRLTKPPGSLGRLEELAVRYAAIAGEIRPKLPRGAVFTFAADHGVTASGVSAYPQAVTAQMVLNFLRGGAGVNVLARHVGIDVRVVDIGVAQDFGHITELIDRKLMKGTSNLLHEPAMSRKTAERALLVGIELAGAAAAEGFGVLGAGDMGIGNTTASSAIAAAFTGKPVGDVTGRGTGIDDMTHARKVSVIERALQRHRPDPGDPVDVLAKVGGLEIGGLAGLLLGAAAARIPVVLDGFIAGAAALIAVRLQPRCRDYLIASHRSAEPGHRAILDHLGLSPLLDLDLRLGEGTGACLGIGLLFASLKVLTEMATFEEAGVSERDT, encoded by the coding sequence ATGACGACCCTTCAGGAAGTGATACGGAAAATCCAGCCACCCGATCAGGAGTGTGGGAAACGAGCGCAAGCCCGCCTGGACCGGCTGACGAAGCCTCCCGGGAGCCTGGGCCGTCTGGAAGAGCTGGCGGTGCGGTATGCGGCCATTGCCGGCGAGATCCGTCCCAAGCTTCCTCGTGGAGCGGTGTTCACGTTCGCGGCCGACCATGGCGTGACCGCTTCCGGCGTCAGCGCCTACCCGCAAGCCGTTACTGCCCAGATGGTCCTCAATTTTTTGCGCGGCGGCGCCGGCGTGAATGTCTTGGCCCGCCACGTCGGCATTGATGTCCGCGTCGTCGATATCGGCGTCGCGCAGGACTTCGGACACATCACGGAGTTGATCGATCGGAAACTGATGAAGGGAACGAGCAACCTTCTGCACGAACCGGCGATGAGCCGGAAGACCGCCGAGCGGGCGTTGCTGGTGGGGATCGAACTCGCCGGCGCGGCGGCGGCGGAAGGGTTCGGCGTGCTCGGCGCCGGCGACATGGGGATCGGCAATACGACGGCGAGTTCGGCCATCGCCGCCGCGTTCACCGGCAAGCCGGTCGGCGACGTGACGGGGCGAGGAACCGGGATCGATGACATGACACATGCGCGCAAGGTGTCCGTGATCGAGCGGGCGTTGCAGCGGCACCGTCCTGATCCAGGCGATCCGGTTGACGTGTTGGCCAAGGTCGGTGGTCTGGAAATCGGCGGCTTGGCCGGCTTGCTGCTCGGCGCCGCGGCGGCGCGGATACCGGTCGTGCTGGATGGATTCATCGCCGGCGCCGCCGCCTTGATCGCCGTCAGGTTGCAGCCGCGCTGCCGCGACTATCTGATCGCGTCGCATCGCTCGGCCGAGCCGGGCCATCGGGCGATCCTCGATCATCTGGGGCTCTCGCCGCTGCTGGATCTCGATCTCCGGTTGGGTGAGGGAACCGGCGCATGCCTCGGCATCGGGCTGTTGTTCGCCTCGCTGAAGGTGCTCACGGAGATGGCGACCTTCGAGGAAGCCGGCGTATCCGAGCGTGACACGTGA
- a CDS encoding adenosylcobinamide-GDP ribazoletransferase, giving the protein MDTQTAQAGTQSSRFGRLMPCLSRVTCHASRHFLVAWHFLTAVPLTRQHHAPVPHELAASMGWYPMVGLVLGGLLAATDLLVDRLFAPEVANLLVLLLLVVVTRGLHQDGLADTLDGLAGGRTPADRLAIMRDGRIGAIGATGLFLALALRYAGLLVLPSQARLSVLLCMPAFGRWAMVVAAWAVPYARAEGGLAAPFLDHLAPHHVVVATLVIAGALSVMFGPGGAVTGLVVGALLARACAALCRRFFGGVTGDTLGATGEVVEIVFLLAGPALLSLR; this is encoded by the coding sequence ATGGACACGCAAACGGCACAAGCCGGCACGCAGTCGTCGCGTTTTGGGCGGCTGATGCCTTGCCTGTCGCGTGTCACGTGTCACGCGTCACGTCACTTCCTCGTCGCGTGGCATTTTCTGACCGCCGTTCCGCTCACCCGCCAGCACCACGCGCCTGTTCCCCATGAGCTAGCCGCGTCGATGGGATGGTATCCGATGGTCGGCCTGGTTCTAGGCGGGCTGCTGGCCGCAACCGATCTACTGGTGGACCGGCTGTTCGCTCCGGAGGTGGCCAATCTGCTCGTGTTGCTGTTACTGGTCGTCGTGACTCGCGGTTTGCATCAGGACGGATTAGCGGACACACTGGATGGCTTGGCCGGAGGTCGGACTCCGGCGGACCGACTCGCCATCATGCGGGACGGGCGGATCGGCGCGATCGGCGCGACCGGGTTGTTTTTGGCGCTGGCCTTGCGCTATGCAGGCCTGTTGGTGTTGCCGTCTCAGGCCCGCCTTTCGGTGCTGTTGTGCATGCCGGCGTTCGGACGGTGGGCTATGGTGGTCGCCGCCTGGGCGGTTCCCTATGCCCGAGCCGAAGGCGGCTTGGCCGCGCCGTTTCTCGATCATCTCGCCCCTCATCATGTCGTCGTGGCCACCTTGGTGATCGCCGGCGCGTTGTCGGTGATGTTCGGACCCGGCGGCGCGGTGACCGGTTTGGTGGTCGGGGCGCTGCTCGCTCGTGCCTGCGCCGCGTTGTGCCGACGGTTCTTCGGCGGCGTGACCGGCGACACGCTCGGCGCGACAGGCGAGGTGGTCGAAATTGTCTTCCTTTTGGCCGGCCCGGCGCTTCTGAGCCTGCGATGA
- the cbiB gene encoding adenosylcobinamide-phosphate synthase CbiB produces the protein MTAVELMLAGALDAVCGDPRWLPHPVRLMGRVVARFDGWVRSQCRNPAGLRSAGLLLAVGLPCSSYAAGRLAIEVGAAFGEWIGTGVAVVLAYTTLAARDLVDHARAVEQALISGDLARAREAVSLIVGRDTRSLDEGEVIRATVETVAENTSDGIIAPLFYLTLGGAPLALAYKAVNTLDSMIGHRDERYEQFGWAPARLDDLANWLPARMTACLITASAGLVTRRLDVMSASWRILRRDGHRHPSPNSGRPEAAMAGALGVQLGGVNYYGGLPFERPRLGDPKRALVVQDIRLALRIMIMTSALGLLLAALVRSIF, from the coding sequence ATGACGGCCGTCGAGTTGATGCTGGCCGGCGCGCTGGATGCGGTGTGCGGAGATCCGCGCTGGTTGCCGCACCCGGTCCGCCTCATGGGTCGGGTCGTCGCTCGGTTTGACGGCTGGGTCCGCTCGCAGTGTCGAAACCCCGCAGGCCTGCGCAGCGCCGGACTGTTGCTCGCCGTCGGGTTGCCGTGTTCGTCGTACGCCGCCGGCCGGCTGGCCATCGAAGTCGGTGCCGCGTTCGGGGAATGGATCGGAACAGGCGTGGCCGTTGTCCTTGCCTACACGACGCTTGCGGCTAGAGACTTGGTGGACCACGCCAGGGCCGTCGAGCAGGCGCTCATCTCCGGTGATCTGGCGCGGGCCAGGGAAGCGGTTTCGTTGATCGTCGGGCGCGATACCCGGTCTCTGGATGAAGGAGAGGTCATCCGTGCGACCGTCGAAACCGTCGCCGAAAACACGTCGGACGGAATCATCGCTCCGCTGTTTTACCTGACTCTTGGCGGCGCGCCGTTGGCGCTGGCCTACAAGGCGGTGAACACGCTGGATTCCATGATCGGGCATCGTGATGAGCGATATGAACAGTTCGGCTGGGCCCCGGCGCGACTGGATGATCTGGCCAATTGGCTTCCCGCCCGCATGACCGCGTGCTTGATCACGGCGTCCGCCGGTCTCGTCACGCGCCGTCTCGACGTGATGAGCGCAAGCTGGCGGATACTGAGGCGGGACGGACACCGCCATCCCAGTCCCAACAGCGGAAGGCCCGAGGCTGCGATGGCCGGCGCGTTAGGCGTCCAACTCGGCGGGGTGAACTATTACGGCGGACTTCCGTTTGAACGGCCACGGCTCGGCGATCCGAAAAGGGCTTTGGTGGTTCAGGATATCCGGCTGGCCTTGCGAATCATGATCATGACCTCGGCCCTGGGGTTGCTGCTTGCAGCGTTGGTCCGTTCCATATTCTGA
- the cobD gene encoding threonine-phosphate decarboxylase CobD has protein sequence MAHEDDVKIDGGHGGNIYAASRELGIPIERVADFSASINPLGPSPLALRAIRDGRPSLGHYPDPDCRALRSALAERWKLSPDRFVIGNGSAELIHVLPRALKIQRVLVLGPTFSEYARAVELAGGGVEVLMARRSEGYRPPLDEALRRVCEGDRRVDAVVLCHPNSPTGQACEVTEALRLVQAAAKRPAWVIVDEAFVDYCPDRSLLRHVPDHPLVVVLRSFTKFHALPGLRVGYAVGSKRVAEAVRRHLPPWTVNALAQAAAVASLADHRHERRSLAFMERERSRLIKRLGSLPGVTVYPSVANFLLVELPPGRRASAIVAALRRRGLLIRDCSTVRGLTERTVRVAVRTVEDNARLVSLLSSLLKGRVYGTA, from the coding sequence ATGGCTCATGAGGATGATGTGAAGATCGACGGCGGCCACGGGGGCAATATCTATGCGGCGTCCCGCGAGCTCGGGATCCCCATCGAGCGGGTGGCGGACTTCAGCGCCAGCATCAATCCGCTGGGGCCTTCACCGTTGGCGCTTCGGGCGATCAGGGACGGACGGCCGTCGCTTGGGCATTATCCGGATCCGGATTGCCGGGCGCTCCGGTCCGCTTTGGCTGAACGATGGAAACTGTCTCCTGATCGGTTCGTGATCGGCAACGGCTCCGCGGAATTGATTCACGTGCTTCCTCGCGCGCTGAAAATTCAGCGTGTGCTCGTCCTGGGCCCCACCTTCTCCGAATATGCGCGGGCGGTCGAACTGGCGGGCGGCGGGGTCGAGGTCTTGATGGCCCGACGCTCGGAGGGCTACCGGCCCCCTCTCGATGAGGCGCTTCGCCGAGTGTGTGAGGGAGACAGGCGAGTCGATGCGGTCGTGCTCTGCCATCCCAACAGTCCGACCGGGCAGGCTTGTGAGGTGACAGAGGCGCTCCGTCTGGTACAGGCGGCCGCCAAACGGCCGGCGTGGGTGATCGTTGACGAGGCGTTTGTCGATTATTGCCCTGATCGGTCTCTTCTGCGCCACGTGCCGGATCACCCCCTGGTTGTCGTGCTCCGGAGCTTCACGAAGTTTCACGCGCTTCCCGGACTCCGGGTGGGATATGCGGTCGGTTCGAAGCGCGTAGCCGAAGCGGTCCGGCGTCATCTGCCGCCATGGACGGTGAACGCGCTGGCCCAGGCCGCCGCCGTAGCCAGCTTGGCCGATCACCGGCACGAACGGCGGAGCCTGGCTTTCATGGAACGGGAGCGTTCACGGCTGATCAAGCGATTGGGCTCCCTTCCGGGCGTCACGGTGTACCCCTCGGTCGCCAATTTCCTGTTGGTCGAATTGCCGCCGGGGAGGCGAGCCTCGGCGATCGTCGCCGCGCTTCGGCGGCGCGGGCTGCTCATCCGTGACTGTTCGACCGTTCGCGGTCTGACCGAGCGGACGGTCCGAGTTGCTGTGCGCACCGTGGAAGACAACGCTCGCTTGGTCTCGCTCCTCTCTTCTTTGCTGAAAGGACGAGTCTATGGGACAGCGTAG
- a CDS encoding adenosylcobinamide amidohydrolase — protein sequence MGQRSPNRAGSRYRVIRRTLVVDLGQAKRVLSSAPHHGGLVQARHILNHQVRPASEAAKSTQRCNPGRYLDGVAASLGIRGRCVGLLTAVPMTRLVTLREEEKRDGLWVECFCTVGVTNAVRAGELPIADPRLRHPVGTINIILVTNACLAASAMVGAVQVATESKAAVLLERAIRSSVSAAIATGTGTDAVVVACGLRTEGPVLRYSGTHTEIGAMIGRLVRSGVELGLDRADRRSSGVRSWPRG from the coding sequence ATGGGACAGCGTAGTCCGAACCGGGCGGGATCGCGTTATCGGGTGATCAGACGTACGTTGGTCGTCGACCTTGGTCAAGCCAAGCGGGTCTTGTCCTCCGCCCCGCACCACGGAGGGCTCGTGCAGGCCCGGCATATCCTCAACCATCAGGTCCGGCCGGCGTCCGAGGCGGCCAAGTCGACGCAGCGGTGCAATCCCGGACGGTATCTGGACGGAGTGGCCGCTTCGCTCGGGATCCGTGGACGGTGTGTCGGACTCCTGACGGCTGTGCCGATGACTCGGCTGGTGACGCTGCGCGAGGAGGAAAAACGGGACGGCCTGTGGGTGGAATGCTTCTGTACGGTCGGCGTGACCAACGCGGTGAGGGCGGGTGAGCTGCCGATCGCGGATCCCAGGCTCCGCCACCCGGTCGGCACCATCAACATCATTCTGGTCACGAATGCATGCCTGGCCGCCTCGGCCATGGTCGGAGCCGTGCAAGTGGCGACCGAGAGCAAGGCGGCCGTGCTGCTTGAGCGGGCGATCCGCAGTTCGGTCAGTGCGGCGATCGCGACCGGCACGGGCACGGATGCGGTCGTGGTCGCCTGCGGTCTGCGGACAGAAGGACCGGTGCTCCGATATAGCGGCACCCATACGGAAATCGGCGCCATGATCGGCCGTTTGGTGCGGAGCGGTGTGGAGTTGGGATTGGATCGAGCGGACCGGCGATCGAGCGGCGTCCGCTCCTGGCCAAGAGGATAG
- a CDS encoding cobyric acid synthase, with the protein MAATARRLMIQGTGSHVGKSVLVAALCRLFVRKGLRVAPFKAQNMSNNSFVTPDGKEIARAQAVQAAACRLAPRTDFNPILIKPAGDREAQLVVGGVVAGSLQASDFGRVRREFEPVVREAFLRLAAEFDLILLEGAGSPAEVNLREHDLVNMRMANLANAPVLLVGDIDRGGVLAALVGTMALLTADERRHVKGFVINKFRGDLELLLPGIQTVEHVVQRPCLGVVPYCRTIALPQEDALEWATLSRVSNREDIVTIGVVDVPCLSNFTDFEALALEPDVCLQRIAGSNDSPPDVLIFPGTKNTPQALRFIRERRLDRLARQVLDAGGTVLGICGGYQILGRRILDPDGVESSERRLDGLQLLNTETTFSPRKITVPVVGVHRGFGAPVQGYEVHMGRTVLRDRTAPFLDVRQPHESSYRPDGAMSPDARILGTYVHGLFDAPVFRRCFLNSIRERRGLPPLEPTAGPSLDGHLDHWADFVARHLDLPGIEAVIDHPV; encoded by the coding sequence ATGGCCGCGACCGCCCGCAGGTTGATGATCCAAGGCACAGGCTCACACGTCGGCAAGTCTGTCCTGGTGGCGGCGCTCTGCCGGCTCTTCGTTCGAAAAGGGCTCCGTGTCGCGCCGTTCAAGGCCCAGAATATGTCGAACAACTCGTTCGTGACGCCTGACGGAAAGGAGATCGCACGAGCCCAGGCAGTACAAGCCGCCGCGTGCCGACTCGCGCCGCGGACCGACTTCAATCCGATCTTGATCAAGCCGGCCGGAGACCGAGAGGCTCAACTGGTGGTGGGCGGCGTGGTCGCCGGTTCCCTTCAGGCATCGGACTTCGGGCGGGTTCGTCGTGAGTTCGAGCCGGTGGTCAGAGAGGCCTTTCTCCGCCTGGCGGCGGAATTCGACCTGATCCTCCTCGAAGGGGCCGGAAGCCCGGCCGAAGTCAATCTGCGCGAGCATGATCTCGTCAACATGCGAATGGCGAACCTGGCCAATGCGCCGGTGCTCTTGGTCGGCGACATTGATCGAGGCGGGGTGTTGGCCGCGCTGGTCGGGACCATGGCGCTGTTGACTGCCGATGAGCGACGTCATGTCAAAGGCTTTGTGATCAACAAGTTCAGAGGTGATCTTGAACTGCTGCTTCCAGGAATTCAAACGGTGGAACACGTGGTTCAACGACCTTGCCTGGGGGTGGTTCCTTATTGCCGGACGATCGCCCTGCCGCAAGAAGATGCCCTGGAATGGGCGACGTTGTCCCGTGTTTCGAATCGCGAGGACATCGTGACAATCGGCGTTGTCGATGTGCCCTGTCTCTCGAACTTTACCGATTTCGAGGCGTTGGCGCTCGAGCCGGATGTGTGTCTTCAGCGCATCGCCGGCTCCAACGATTCGCCGCCCGATGTGTTGATCTTTCCGGGCACCAAAAACACGCCGCAGGCTCTCCGGTTCATCAGGGAACGTCGTCTGGATCGATTAGCTCGGCAAGTCTTGGACGCTGGGGGAACCGTGCTGGGGATTTGCGGAGGATACCAGATCCTCGGCCGTCGGATCTTGGACCCGGACGGCGTCGAGTCGTCCGAACGGCGGCTCGATGGCTTGCAATTGTTGAACACCGAGACGACATTTTCACCTCGCAAGATCACGGTCCCGGTCGTCGGGGTGCATCGGGGATTCGGGGCTCCCGTCCAAGGCTATGAAGTCCATATGGGGCGAACCGTTCTCAGAGACAGGACGGCCCCGTTTCTTGACGTCCGACAACCTCACGAGTCGTCCTACCGTCCCGACGGCGCGATGTCGCCGGATGCGCGGATTCTGGGAACCTATGTCCATGGACTGTTCGATGCTCCGGTGTTCCGCCGATGCTTCCTCAATTCCATCAGGGAAAGACGCGGACTGCCGCCGCTCGAGCCGACCGCCGGACCTTCCCTCGATGGCCACCTCGATCACTGGGCTGATTTTGTCGCTCGGCACCTTGACCTGCCCGGCATCGAGGCCGTCATCGACCATCCTGTTTGA
- a CDS encoding DUF3365 domain-containing protein — translation MNVRVFALILGLSAGMVLLAVGAKAADESETADLLIKLLKVGRKVVSDHQPLINDASKGNKGFTQDFLASQVIERFRKQTKIDLSRPGGVSSAPILLSLLEAEKEVVDEAQPVINKQGVGFKGFLPAVFARKTGEKFYRKTGIRLKLTGADYRYPGNKPDEFEAEVLRMFADPRHPKGQPYSKATMVGGKPVLRVMDPEYAAPTCLTCHGTPKGERDITGMKKEGWKEGDLAGAISLTMPLK, via the coding sequence ATGAACGTGCGAGTCTTCGCGCTGATTCTCGGGTTGTCCGCCGGCATGGTGCTTTTGGCCGTGGGCGCGAAAGCCGCGGACGAATCCGAAACGGCAGACCTCTTGATCAAGTTGTTGAAGGTCGGGCGCAAGGTGGTATCTGACCATCAACCGTTGATCAACGATGCGTCCAAAGGCAACAAAGGGTTCACCCAAGATTTCCTGGCCAGCCAAGTGATCGAACGGTTCAGGAAACAAACGAAGATCGATCTGAGCCGACCCGGCGGCGTTTCCAGCGCGCCGATCCTGCTGAGCCTGCTCGAAGCAGAGAAGGAAGTGGTCGATGAAGCCCAGCCGGTCATCAACAAACAGGGTGTGGGATTCAAAGGATTTCTTCCGGCGGTGTTCGCCCGCAAGACCGGAGAAAAGTTCTACCGAAAGACCGGGATCCGGCTGAAGCTGACTGGAGCGGATTACCGCTATCCGGGGAATAAGCCCGATGAATTTGAAGCCGAGGTCTTGCGGATGTTCGCCGATCCCCGCCATCCCAAGGGGCAACCTTACAGCAAAGCGACGATGGTCGGCGGGAAACCGGTGCTCCGAGTGATGGATCCCGAGTATGCGGCGCCGACGTGCCTGACCTGTCACGGAACTCCGAAAGGGGAGCGCGATATCACGGGGATGAAGAAGGAAGGATGGAAAGAGGGAGACTTAGCCGGAGCGATCAGCTTGACGATGCCGCTGAAGTAG
- a CDS encoding response regulator, whose product MSKIVVVDDSYAELQMIEGYLKSANHTVVSYPNAEKLEDKIAADKPDLIILDVVMPGRNGFQACRDLKNDERFKNIPVVLCTSKGQESDKFWGQQQGANGYVVKPFKAEDLLAAVKRALN is encoded by the coding sequence ATGAGCAAGATCGTCGTTGTGGATGACTCCTATGCCGAACTGCAGATGATCGAGGGGTATTTGAAGTCGGCCAACCATACCGTCGTATCTTATCCCAATGCCGAGAAACTGGAAGACAAGATTGCCGCCGACAAGCCGGATCTTATTATTCTCGACGTTGTGATGCCGGGCAGGAATGGATTCCAGGCCTGTCGTGATCTGAAAAACGATGAACGGTTTAAGAATATTCCAGTCGTGCTCTGCACCTCCAAAGGGCAAGAGAGCGACAAGTTCTGGGGACAGCAGCAGGGCGCCAATGGGTACGTCGTGAAACCGTTTAAAGCCGAGGACTTGCTGGCGGCTGTGAAGCGGGCGCTCAATTGA